Part of the Geitlerinema sp. PCC 9228 genome, CAATCTTTAAGAAAGATGGCTACGACTATCAAGTCAATAAAAGTCAATTATTGTCCAGTAAACAACCTATTAGGAAGTAGCAGTGCGGATACGACACCAATGGGATTTCCTGTTTCCTCCTACCATTTCTTTCAATTTTTGCCAGGGATCGTTGGGGTGCTTTTTTTGAGGCGCTCACGGGTGGCGCCACTACCAGGGAAATTGGAAAATCCTAGAAAATCATTTTTTTCAGAAACTCGAAGGCTGTATTGGACTTCATCCTATTTCCTTAAAAGTTTGCAATAAACGATCGGGGTGTGGTTGTAGGAGCGCTGACGCGTTGCGCCCCTACAAGGGCAATTAGAAAATTTCAGACAATCATTGTTTTTCAGAAATGGTAGAAATCCGAGATGGGGAAACCATAATTTTTCTGTAGGGTAGTAGGGGTAGGTACGGGGGATTGATTTACATTGGATTTCGTGTCAGTAGGGCAACCACACCGAAATTTTCCGTGATACCAAATCCGTCCTGGCAAGCTCCGATCGTGCCAGCAGGTAACAATCCCCTGTTGTCCTTCTTGTAAAGGGGAACGGTTCGGGTTATGTTTGTGGTTTAGCAATATCAGATTTCGTATGATTCACCATGCAGAGAATTATGGTTTTTGGGTTGCGGATTCCCTATGATTTCTTTTCGTTTTGAGAAATAAACTTGTCAATATGTACCAAAACGAGATTGGGATCGGGTTCGTTGCCTAGGCTACTGCCAGATGGGATAATTTGAGTTTGGGCGTGGGGAATATTTTCCCCATAGGCACGACTTTGAGTTTTGATGTGAGTTGGGTCGCCGTCATTGTATAAAATGAAAACTGGCATTTGCAGCTCGCCCAAGCGAGATTGTAGTAGTTCCGATTGCAATTCCGCCGATCGCCTTTGGTAAAGCAACATGCGGGGAACGCGAAACTCCGTTAGTTCGTGCTTTAGCCGACGAATTTCCTTGGTAATGCTGTAGCGTTTTAGCAAGCGTGCCATCGGTGCGATCGCTTGAAAAAGCCACAGTTGCAGCCGTTTGCGCCAAATATTGCGATCGCGCCCTTGTTTTAATAGCTGTAAATCCACACCAATCGGCTGCCAAAGCACCAATCCTTTCACCTGGTCGGGATTTTGTAAAGCATAGGTAGCCCCAATCCAAGCTCCTAGGGAATTGCCCACCAAATAAATCCCTTCAGTATTGAGTGTTTGGAGAAATTCTTCCAGACATCGCACTTCCAAATCAATACAGTAGTGCATTTTGGGGCGTTCGGAATCGCCAAATCCTAAAAAATCTAGTGCCAAACAGTGATACTGCTGCCCTAATTTCTCCAAAGCAGGCAACCACTGACTGCTATCTTGCCAGCTCCCGTGTAAAAAGA contains:
- a CDS encoding alpha/beta hydrolase yields the protein MHIAVRNSRIQLSQGQIFWREIGSSDRPMVVFLHGSWQDSSQWLPALEKLGQQYHCLALDFLGFGDSERPKMHYCIDLEVRCLEEFLQTLNTEGIYLVGNSLGAWIGATYALQNPDQVKGLVLWQPIGVDLQLLKQGRDRNIWRKRLQLWLFQAIAPMARLLKRYSITKEIRRLKHELTEFRVPRMLLYQRRSAELQSELLQSRLGELQMPVFILYNDGDPTHIKTQSRAYGENIPHAQTQIIPSGSSLGNEPDPNLVLVHIDKFISQNEKKS